Proteins encoded within one genomic window of Haematospirillum jordaniae:
- the trxA gene encoding thioredoxin, whose product MKQVTDDSFEKDVLKAEKPVLVDFWAEWCGPCRTLAPLLDELSAEMGETLEITKINIDENPLTPGKYGVRGIPTLMLFHNGQLTATKVGAPPMKSVLQDWIKTSMPK is encoded by the coding sequence ATGAAGCAGGTGACGGATGACAGCTTTGAAAAAGATGTCCTGAAAGCAGAAAAGCCGGTTCTGGTTGATTTCTGGGCAGAATGGTGTGGCCCCTGCCGGACCTTGGCCCCTCTGCTGGACGAACTGTCAGCCGAAATGGGCGAAACACTGGAAATCACCAAGATCAATATCGATGAAAACCCGCTGACACCCGGCAAGTACGGGGTCCGTGGCATTCCGACCCTTATGCTGTTCCACAATGGACAGCTCACGGCAACAAAGGTTGGCGCACCCCCGATGAAAAGCGTGCTGCAGGACTGGATCAAGACATCGATGCCAAAGTAA
- a CDS encoding DUF1848 domain-containing protein has protein sequence MTCKETGSGTRPVLSASYKTDIPAFYGDWFVNRLQAGHVTVHNVWNNRPFTVDLRPHALSGIVLWTRNIKPFLHHMPAVDALGLPTVIQFTVTGYPRNLDRFVPDAYQAVEMIRTLAGARGSDAVVWRYDPILFTSLTPPHWHRETFSRLAQDLRGAVNEVVVSFAQFYSKTRRSLARVAQHSHLTWHDPDDDTKKELLGDFLAIAQDNGMALSLCAQRHLLVPGLQDAACIDTERLSRLAGQAVITGSRSHRASCACAASKDIGAYNTCPQGCIYCYATTTHVKAREAAQSHKAGQEAL, from the coding sequence GTGACATGCAAGGAAACAGGATCCGGAACAAGGCCCGTCCTGTCCGCCAGTTACAAAACCGACATACCGGCCTTTTATGGAGACTGGTTTGTCAACCGGCTACAGGCCGGGCACGTCACGGTACACAATGTCTGGAATAATAGGCCCTTTACGGTTGACCTTCGTCCGCATGCCCTGTCCGGTATTGTTCTGTGGACCCGGAACATCAAGCCGTTTCTGCACCACATGCCAGCCGTCGATGCCTTGGGCCTGCCCACTGTTATTCAGTTCACGGTTACCGGCTATCCCCGCAACCTAGACCGTTTTGTCCCGGATGCATACCAAGCCGTTGAGATGATACGCACCTTGGCAGGAGCCCGCGGATCTGATGCCGTTGTCTGGCGTTATGATCCCATTCTTTTCACATCCCTGACACCACCCCACTGGCACCGTGAGACATTTTCCCGCCTGGCCCAAGATCTGAGAGGTGCCGTCAACGAAGTTGTTGTCAGCTTTGCCCAGTTTTACAGCAAGACACGGCGATCTCTTGCAAGGGTTGCACAGCACAGTCATCTGACATGGCATGATCCGGATGATGACACCAAGAAGGAACTGCTGGGGGACTTCCTCGCCATCGCCCAAGATAACGGTATGGCCCTGTCTCTCTGCGCCCAGCGCCATCTCCTGGTTCCAGGCCTGCAAGACGCCGCCTGCATAGATACAGAACGCCTATCACGCTTGGCCGGCCAGGCTGTTATCACCGGATCCCGCAGCCACCGTGCGTCTTGCGCCTGTGCAGCCAGCAAGGATATCGGGGCCTATAATACCTGCCCGCAAGGCTGTATTTACTGCTATGCTACAACAACACACGTAAAAGCACGCGAGGCCGCGCAGTCTCACAAAGCAGGCCAAGAAGCCCTGTAG
- a CDS encoding competence/damage-inducible protein A, which translates to MPDRTACVLVIGNEVLSGRTRDANIPMLATGLAGLGIALREARIIPDVHEAIVSALHDVRDRFDLVFTTGGIGPTHDDITAEAVSAAFGVELEQNPDAVKRLRDYYGPEHLTPARLRMARIPSGAALLDNPVSAAPGFCIGNVYVLAGVPRIAAACFDLLKPGLAGGAAIISRAVSAAVRESDLAVSLGGIQASFPDVDIGSYPFMTPTGYGVSIVARGTDPERLDQAAAAVADAMRALGVEPFFADHAAAADESS; encoded by the coding sequence ATGCCCGATCGCACAGCCTGTGTTCTTGTTATCGGTAACGAGGTCCTGTCCGGGCGAACGCGTGATGCGAACATTCCCATGCTTGCAACAGGTCTGGCGGGGCTTGGTATTGCCCTGAGAGAGGCCCGTATTATACCTGATGTGCACGAGGCAATTGTCTCAGCCTTGCACGATGTTCGTGATCGTTTCGATCTTGTTTTCACAACCGGCGGCATCGGTCCAACGCACGATGATATTACGGCTGAGGCTGTTTCGGCGGCTTTTGGGGTTGAGCTGGAGCAAAACCCCGATGCTGTAAAGCGGTTGCGTGATTATTACGGTCCCGAACACTTGACGCCGGCGCGGCTTCGTATGGCCCGTATTCCTTCCGGGGCGGCTCTTCTGGACAATCCGGTCAGTGCGGCTCCGGGTTTTTGTATCGGGAATGTGTATGTTCTGGCCGGTGTTCCCCGCATCGCAGCGGCCTGCTTTGACCTGTTGAAGCCGGGCCTGGCCGGTGGGGCTGCTATTATCTCTAGGGCTGTTTCCGCCGCGGTACGTGAAAGTGATCTTGCTGTATCCTTGGGGGGGATACAGGCGTCGTTTCCTGATGTTGACATCGGCAGCTACCCTTTCATGACCCCGACAGGCTATGGCGTCAGTATCGTTGCCCGTGGCACAGACCCGGAACGATTGGATCAGGCTGCTGCGGCCGTTGCCGATGCCATGCGTGCGCTTGGTGTTGAGCCATTCTTTGCCGACCATGCGGCGGCGGCTGATGAATCATCCTGA